In one Rhopalosiphum padi isolate XX-2018 chromosome 3, ASM2088224v1, whole genome shotgun sequence genomic region, the following are encoded:
- the LOC132925152 gene encoding myosin-11-like, with translation METVEVQESVKDLTREDYDEKLVQLNRRLAAARAEHRQASDALDTGEAEYISTKERREMVLGENGRLITERQQSVDRLMDEKQRLEAEVNSYWTHLDALFERRQVQYDQMLTRLKGDTDFVRTRYEAATQRIEQRAAMMDKITRALENTSNLKQKQQEGMYANRQILVCSMYEYTEELEKYIGKYFETILLGRSDIRNQQLIQNIKEYYSVFERFNEYRRNYIPPSKYQELDKLYEQKIKIIVELEIIQAKKRAEMLKKKNFVPEKTVDLQKQSSSKIDMQKENSKHEDELSAELERLRDVIQLKRKLIENTTQQVITEKESQDWKCSYLKEMFDEIRTIANKANQYITDEEQPTSYDQTNFEWLLNRGAVRHFSTCKTAYIQTYDYDVELNIDRTITECEE, from the exons ATGGAGACAGTCGAGGTGCAGGAGTCGGTAAAGGACCTAACCAGGGAAGACTACGATGAGAAGTTAGTGCAGTTGAACAGGCGATTGGCCGCAGCCAGAGCCGAGCACCGCCAGGCCAGTGATGCCCTGGACACGGGCGAGGCCGAGTACATCAGTACCAAGGAACGGCGTGAGATGGTGCTCGGTGAGAATGGCCGCCTGATTACGGAACGCCAGCAGTCCGTGGACAGGCTGATGGACGAAAAACAGCGGCTAGAGGCCGAGGTGAACAGTTATTGGACCCACTTAGACGCGCTGTTCGAACGCAGGCAGGTCCAATACGATCAGATGTTGACGCGCCTGAAAGGGGACACAGACTTCGTCAGAACCAGGTACGAGGCCGCCACCCAGAGGATCGAGCAAAGGGCTGCCATGATGGACAAGATCACTCGGGCGTTGGAGAATACGAGCAACCTTAAG CAAAAACAACAAGAAGGTATGTACGCCAACAGACAGATATTGGTGTGCTCAATGTACGAATACACCGAGGAATTAGAGAAATATATCGGGAAATACTTTGAAACAATCTTACTTGGCAGATCCGATATACGCAATCAGcaattaatacaaaacataaagGAATACTATAGTGTTTTTGAG CGATTCAACGAATACAGAAGAAACTATATACCACCTAGTAAATATCAGGAATTGGACAAACTATACgaacaaaaaatcaaaataatagtaGAACTGGAGATAATTCAAGCAAAGAAGAGGGCcgaaatgttgaaaaaaaaaaatttcgtgcCGGAGAAAACCGTAGATCTTCAAAAACAAAGCAGTAGTAAAATTGATATGCAAAAAGAAAATTCAAAGCATGAAGATGAACTGTCTGCGGAGTTGGAACGCCTTAGAGACGTTATTCAACTAAAAAGAAAACTAATAGAAAACACCACACAACAGGTCATAACA GAAAAAGAATCACAAGATTGGAAGTGcagttatttaaaagaaatgtttGACGAAATTAGAACAATCGCAAATAAAGCAAATCAATACATAACCGATGAAGAACAACCAACGTCGTATGACCAGACGAACTTTGAATGGTTATTGAACAGAGGCGCAGTCAGACATTTTTCTACTTGCAAGACAGCGTACATACAGACATACGATTATGACGTAGAATTGAACATAGATCGAACAATTACAGAGTGTGAGGAATAA
- the LOC132925153 gene encoding uncharacterized protein LOC132925153, with protein MDSKSNKILKRERGPNWEEDEKTIFFHCYENVAKVLEDPKKDFNTNSKKNQTWLCLMNKFNAHSNVKKREIKNLKKFWESEKTKSRKAFTMERNARLGTGGGYNAYTHLF; from the exons ATGgattcaaaatcaaataaaattttaaaacgtgaAAGAGGTCCAAATTGGGAAGAAgatgaaaaaacaatattttttcattgttacGAAAATGTGGCCAAAGTATTAGAAGAtccaaaaaaagattttaatacCAACagcaaaaaaaatcaaacttggTTATGTCTAATGAATAAGTTTAATGCTCATTCTAATGTTAAAAAG agagaaattaagaatttgaaaaaattttggGAGTCTGAAAAAACAAAATCCCGTAAGGCTTTCACTATGGAGAGAAATGCAAGATTAGGCACTGGAGGTGGTTATAACGCATACACACACCTATTTTAA